The following are encoded in a window of Roseivirga misakiensis genomic DNA:
- the dapB gene encoding 4-hydroxy-tetrahydrodipicolinate reductase, with protein sequence MNILLIGYGKMGQLIDKLATDAGHQIVGKITIDNTADLQTLDTEAVDVAIEFSQPEAAIDNIKWCIDHQIPVAVGTTGWLDRKQEVDEYCELNNGTYLVASNFSIGVNLFFKLNEQLAKLMNSQSQYAVSTKEIHHTHKLDAPSGTSISIANGIIDHLDRKTSWVNEETDVPTELTIISERIDPAPGTHEISYTSSVDTIDIRHTAHSREGFAKGAIAVAAWLKDQKGVKSMEDFLNQV encoded by the coding sequence ATGAATATACTGTTAATAGGCTATGGCAAAATGGGGCAACTCATAGATAAGCTTGCCACTGACGCCGGACACCAAATAGTCGGCAAAATCACAATCGATAATACGGCAGATTTACAAACCTTGGATACCGAAGCGGTTGATGTGGCTATTGAATTTAGTCAACCTGAAGCGGCTATCGATAATATCAAATGGTGTATAGATCACCAAATTCCGGTGGCCGTCGGCACAACTGGCTGGCTGGATCGGAAACAAGAAGTTGACGAGTACTGCGAGTTAAATAACGGCACTTACTTAGTAGCATCTAATTTTAGCATCGGCGTAAACTTATTCTTCAAGCTAAATGAGCAATTGGCCAAACTAATGAATAGCCAAAGTCAATATGCAGTATCCACTAAAGAGATTCATCACACCCATAAGTTAGATGCCCCAAGTGGCACTTCAATCTCAATTGCCAATGGGATAATTGATCACTTAGACAGAAAGACAAGTTGGGTAAATGAAGAAACTGATGTACCTACTGAGCTGACAATAATTTCTGAAAGAATAGACCCAGCCCCTGGAACGCATGAAATTTCATACACTTCGTCAGTAGATACTATCGATATTCGGCACACCGCACACTCTCGAGAGGGATTTGCAAAGGGTGCAATAGCCGTTGCTGCTTGGTTAAAGGACCAAAAGGGTGTTAAGTCGATGGAAGACTTTTTAAACCAAGTTTAA
- a CDS encoding CCA tRNA nucleotidyltransferase → MNLAHKLKDPVFKTISEVAHNEGLETYVVGGYVRDILLKRPSKDIDFVCVGSGIELAKAVKKSLGGQYPLSVFKNFGTAMIKTDDLELEFVGARKESYQRDSRKPIVENGTLEDDQNRRDFAINAMAISLNKDSYGELVDPFGGVEDLKEKLIKTPLDPKTTFSDDPLRMMRAIRFASQLKFDIDADTFQGIIDMKDRIKIISQERIIVELNKIILSDEPSYGFKLLFYCGLLKEVFPELVALQGVDSIEDKSHKDNFYHTLQVLDNISQNTDSLWLRWAAIMHDIAKPATKRFNKKVGWTFHGHEDKGARMTPGIFRRLKLPMGESMRYVQKLVKLHLRPIALVKDEITDSAVRRLLFEAGDDIDDLMMLCRADITSKNNNKVKRYLQNFDKVESRMVAVEEKDKVRNFQPVITGQMIMSTFGLKPGKTIGDIKEALKEAVLEGKIRNEFDQAHEYMLELGREHGLNVVKPLR, encoded by the coding sequence ATGAATCTTGCCCATAAGCTCAAAGACCCCGTTTTTAAAACGATAAGTGAAGTCGCTCATAATGAGGGCTTAGAGACATATGTAGTCGGCGGTTATGTTAGAGATATTCTGCTGAAACGCCCCTCTAAGGATATCGATTTTGTTTGTGTCGGTAGTGGCATAGAGCTGGCAAAAGCGGTCAAAAAATCTTTAGGAGGTCAGTATCCGCTTTCCGTGTTTAAGAACTTCGGTACAGCTATGATCAAAACCGATGATCTGGAGTTAGAATTTGTCGGGGCGCGTAAAGAATCTTATCAAAGAGACTCGCGAAAACCGATCGTTGAAAACGGCACCTTAGAAGACGATCAGAATAGGAGAGATTTCGCCATTAATGCCATGGCCATAAGCCTGAATAAGGATTCTTACGGGGAGTTAGTCGATCCATTTGGTGGTGTAGAGGATTTAAAGGAAAAGCTGATTAAAACACCGCTGGACCCAAAGACGACTTTCTCCGATGACCCTTTAAGAATGATGCGCGCTATTCGATTTGCTTCACAGCTAAAATTCGATATTGATGCCGACACCTTTCAGGGGATTATCGATATGAAAGATCGGATTAAGATCATTTCTCAAGAGCGAATTATTGTAGAATTGAATAAGATCATTCTGTCCGATGAACCTTCATATGGTTTTAAACTGCTTTTTTACTGTGGCTTATTAAAAGAGGTTTTTCCAGAACTTGTGGCACTACAGGGAGTCGATAGTATTGAAGATAAATCGCATAAGGATAATTTTTATCATACGCTTCAAGTCCTAGATAATATAAGCCAAAACACAGACAGCCTTTGGTTACGTTGGGCTGCCATAATGCACGATATTGCCAAGCCAGCTACAAAACGCTTCAATAAGAAGGTGGGGTGGACATTTCACGGTCACGAAGACAAAGGTGCGCGCATGACACCAGGTATTTTCCGTAGGCTGAAACTTCCTATGGGTGAGTCTATGCGTTACGTGCAAAAATTAGTAAAACTCCATTTAAGACCTATTGCTTTGGTAAAAGATGAGATTACAGATTCTGCTGTCCGTCGATTACTCTTTGAAGCTGGGGACGATATTGATGATTTGATGATGCTCTGTAGAGCTGATATCACTTCCAAGAATAATAATAAGGTTAAAAGGTACCTTCAAAACTTTGATAAGGTGGAAAGCCGAATGGTGGCTGTAGAAGAAAAGGATAAAGTTCGTAACTTTCAGCCAGTTATTACTGGGCAGATGATTATGTCTACCTTTGGCCTTAAACCAGGAAAAACGATTGGGGATATTAAAGAGGCGTTGAAAGAGGCGGTTTTGGAAGGAAAAATCAGAAACGAATTTGATCAAGCGCATGAATATATGCTCGAACTAGGTAGGGAACATGGCCTGAATGTTGTTAAACCACTGAGATAA
- a CDS encoding ParA family protein, with protein MGKIIAIANQKGGVGKTTTAMNLAASLAVLEYKTLVVDADPQANTTSGLGINPREVEMSVYECMVGKAEIGDSIVETEIPFLNLLPSHINLVGAEIEMVNISNREEKMRDVLNSVRADYDFILIDCAPSLGLITVNSLTAADAVLIPVQCEYFALEGLGKLLNTIKIIQKRLNANLAIEGILLTMYDTRLRLSNQVVEEVQVHFKNMVCKTIIPRNVKLSESPSFGIPAIVHDAESKGALAYLNLAKEIADNNKG; from the coding sequence ATGGGCAAAATAATCGCGATAGCAAACCAAAAAGGTGGCGTTGGCAAGACTACCACTGCCATGAATTTGGCAGCAAGTTTGGCTGTTTTAGAATACAAGACTTTAGTAGTAGATGCAGATCCTCAGGCTAACACTACCTCTGGCTTAGGGATTAACCCCAGAGAGGTAGAAATGAGTGTCTATGAGTGCATGGTCGGTAAGGCGGAAATTGGCGACTCAATTGTAGAGACGGAAATTCCATTTTTAAACCTGCTCCCCTCACATATCAACCTTGTAGGTGCGGAGATAGAAATGGTAAACATTTCTAATCGAGAGGAGAAAATGAGAGATGTGTTGAACAGCGTAAGAGCAGACTATGATTTCATACTCATAGACTGTGCACCATCTTTAGGACTAATCACTGTAAACTCACTCACAGCAGCCGATGCCGTGTTGATCCCCGTACAATGTGAATATTTTGCTTTGGAAGGCTTGGGTAAGCTATTGAATACAATTAAGATAATTCAGAAAAGACTAAACGCTAATCTGGCTATAGAAGGTATACTGCTTACAATGTATGATACTAGGCTACGTTTGTCTAATCAGGTGGTAGAAGAAGTACAAGTCCATTTTAAAAATATGGTTTGTAAGACCATAATACCGAGAAATGTAAAACTAAGTGAGTCACCAAGCTTTGGTATACCAGCCATTGTACACGACGCCGAAAGTAAAGGCGCACTGGCTTATTTAAATTTGGCGAAAGAAATAGCCGATAATAATAAAGGATAA
- a CDS encoding CTP synthase — MASAKYIFVTGGVTSSLGKGIVAASLGNLLMARGYRVTIQKFDPYINIDPGTLNPYEHGECYVTDDGAETDLDLGHYERFLNIKTSQANNVTTGRIYHNVITKERRGDYLGKTVQVIPHITDEIKNNFFRLGETGDYDIVITEIGGCVGDIESLPFIEAVRQARWDVGENNCLVVHLTLIPYLKAAKELKTKPTQHSVKQLLEAGIQPDLLVCRSEKPLPNDIRKKLALFCNVQLNSVIEALDADTIYDVPLLMRKEKLDERVLTKLKLSAKEQPQIDDWRKFLGKLKNPTNEVNIGLVGKYVELPDAYKSIAEAFIHAGAHLECKVNVHWISSETITKKSVHRTLRDLDGILVAPGFGERGIEGKIEAIRYVREENIPFFGICLGMQCAVVEFARNVLGLEGAASTELYPETEHPVIGLMEDQKNIEDYGGTMRLGAYDCKVKKPSKVFNAYGSTKVDERHRHRYEFNNKYLADFEAAGMSAVGRNPESDLVEIMEIPAHPYFVGTQFHPELKSTVMNPHPLFVSFIGAVVKNKKN; from the coding sequence ATGGCTTCTGCGAAATACATTTTTGTTACTGGTGGTGTTACTTCTTCTTTAGGTAAAGGAATAGTAGCGGCTTCTCTTGGCAACTTATTAATGGCTCGAGGTTATCGGGTTACTATTCAAAAGTTTGATCCATATATTAACATTGATCCTGGGACTCTGAATCCTTATGAACATGGCGAATGCTATGTAACCGATGACGGGGCAGAAACCGACCTAGACTTGGGCCATTATGAGCGTTTTCTAAACATTAAAACGTCTCAAGCTAATAATGTTACTACTGGTCGTATATACCATAATGTAATTACTAAGGAGCGCCGTGGTGACTATTTGGGAAAAACAGTACAAGTAATCCCACATATTACCGATGAGATTAAAAATAACTTTTTCCGGTTAGGTGAAACTGGAGATTATGATATTGTCATCACCGAGATTGGCGGTTGCGTCGGCGATATAGAATCACTCCCATTTATAGAAGCAGTAAGGCAAGCTAGATGGGATGTTGGAGAAAACAATTGTTTGGTAGTTCACTTGACGCTGATTCCTTATTTAAAGGCCGCAAAAGAATTAAAAACTAAACCCACTCAGCATTCAGTCAAGCAACTATTAGAAGCCGGTATCCAACCTGACTTATTAGTTTGCCGATCGGAAAAACCGTTACCAAATGATATCAGAAAGAAATTAGCGCTTTTCTGCAATGTTCAGTTGAACTCTGTAATAGAAGCGCTTGATGCCGATACTATTTACGATGTGCCGCTTTTGATGAGGAAGGAAAAGTTAGACGAGCGTGTTTTGACTAAACTCAAGCTTTCCGCAAAAGAGCAACCACAAATAGACGACTGGAGAAAGTTCTTAGGCAAGCTCAAAAACCCGACTAATGAAGTCAACATTGGTCTGGTTGGTAAATATGTCGAGCTTCCGGATGCTTATAAATCTATTGCCGAAGCGTTTATCCATGCAGGAGCGCATTTAGAATGCAAAGTGAACGTTCACTGGATTTCTTCGGAGACTATCACCAAAAAATCCGTTCATAGAACCCTAAGAGATTTAGATGGTATTCTCGTTGCTCCTGGTTTTGGAGAGCGAGGTATTGAGGGTAAGATCGAAGCAATCAGATATGTCAGAGAAGAAAATATACCTTTCTTTGGTATCTGTTTAGGAATGCAATGTGCTGTGGTTGAGTTTGCTAGAAATGTATTGGGCCTTGAAGGCGCAGCTTCTACCGAACTTTATCCAGAAACAGAGCACCCTGTAATTGGACTCATGGAGGATCAAAAAAATATAGAAGATTACGGCGGTACCATGCGTCTTGGCGCTTACGATTGTAAAGTCAAGAAGCCTTCGAAGGTGTTCAATGCCTATGGGTCTACTAAAGTGGATGAAAGACACAGGCATAGATATGAGTTCAATAATAAATACCTTGCCGACTTTGAAGCAGCAGGTATGTCAGCAGTTGGTAGAAACCCTGAGTCAGATTTAGTAGAAATCATGGAGATTCCAGCTCACCCGTACTTTGTAGGCACCCAATTCCACCCAGAATTAAAGAGTACGGTAATGAACCCTCACCCCCTATTTGTAAGCTTTATTGGTGCAGTAGTCAAAAACAAAAAGAATTAA
- a CDS encoding ParB/RepB/Spo0J family partition protein has translation MAAKTPKRKNALGRGLGALLEDSSINTAPSALDNNPVGSMNEIRLDQIQVNPYQPRTHFDREALEELAESIKVQGIIQPITVRKLSQDEYQLISGERRFQASKIAKLDTVPAYVRTADDQQMLEMALIENIQRENLNAMEIALSYQRLLDECDLKQEQLGERVGKNRTTVNNYLRLLRLPPDIQAGIRDKKISMGHARAIVNVEDIDKQLHIFKKAVNEELSVRKVEQLVRDLMSGKDAKPASSKKSSSQHRSYEVQQVQQKLSSHFGTRVGLKADGQFRGEIKIPFVSTEDLNRILEIINM, from the coding sequence ATGGCAGCTAAAACTCCAAAAAGGAAGAACGCATTAGGAAGAGGTCTTGGAGCACTACTGGAGGATTCTTCAATAAATACCGCACCCAGTGCATTAGATAACAACCCAGTGGGGTCGATGAACGAAATCCGATTGGATCAAATTCAAGTGAACCCCTACCAGCCGAGAACTCATTTCGACAGAGAAGCCTTAGAAGAGCTTGCCGAATCCATCAAAGTTCAAGGAATCATTCAGCCAATCACGGTTAGAAAGCTTAGCCAAGATGAATATCAGCTGATTTCAGGTGAACGAAGGTTTCAAGCATCTAAAATTGCAAAGTTAGACACAGTACCAGCCTACGTTCGTACTGCGGATGACCAACAAATGCTAGAAATGGCATTGATAGAAAACATCCAACGGGAGAATTTAAATGCTATGGAAATAGCCCTGAGCTACCAGCGCTTACTCGATGAATGTGACCTAAAACAAGAGCAGTTAGGCGAACGTGTAGGAAAGAATAGAACCACCGTAAATAATTACTTAAGATTACTGAGACTACCACCAGATATCCAAGCGGGCATAAGAGATAAAAAAATCTCGATGGGCCATGCACGAGCCATTGTTAATGTCGAGGATATAGATAAACAGCTACATATTTTCAAAAAAGCCGTAAACGAAGAGCTATCGGTACGAAAAGTAGAGCAATTGGTACGAGATTTGATGTCAGGCAAGGACGCAAAACCAGCGAGTTCAAAGAAATCATCGAGTCAACATAGAAGTTACGAAGTGCAACAGGTACAACAGAAACTATCGTCTCATTTCGGAACACGTGTTGGTTTAAAAGCTGACGGACAATTCAGAGGTGAGATTAAAATTCCATTCGTTTCTACAGAGGACTTGAACCGTATTTTGGAGATTATAAATATGTAA
- a CDS encoding DUF5683 domain-containing protein — protein sequence MRLATTVLILVFITNFAVSQEKTAELKNGQIVGEAIAVSQGQKYYNPRKASTRSAIIPGWGQIYNDSWWKVPIIYGGLGGLIHFVGVNEGLRNDNLTKIEIEEAKDDPNLDLIRVYQRRADNWRKNRDLVFLSMAGLYALQIIDAAVDAHLKGFNVDEKLALNVKPKMGVLSNGAPYMGFRVTLPIGR from the coding sequence ATGCGCTTAGCTACAACGGTTTTAATCCTAGTTTTCATAACCAATTTTGCAGTATCCCAAGAGAAAACTGCCGAATTGAAAAACGGACAGATCGTAGGCGAAGCCATAGCTGTATCTCAAGGTCAAAAGTACTACAACCCCAGAAAAGCTTCCACCCGATCGGCCATCATTCCAGGCTGGGGACAAATTTACAATGACAGCTGGTGGAAAGTCCCTATCATATATGGAGGGCTCGGGGGGTTAATTCACTTTGTGGGGGTGAATGAGGGACTCAGAAATGATAACCTCACCAAAATAGAAATAGAAGAAGCAAAGGACGACCCAAATTTGGATCTTATTCGAGTTTACCAAAGACGAGCTGATAATTGGCGTAAGAATAGAGATTTAGTCTTTTTAAGTATGGCCGGCTTATATGCCTTGCAAATCATAGATGCTGCCGTAGATGCACATCTTAAAGGTTTTAATGTAGACGAGAAATTAGCACTGAACGTAAAACCAAAAATGGGTGTTCTTTCGAACGGAGCTCCATATATGGGCTTCCGTGTAACACTACCAATTGGGAGATGA
- the yidC gene encoding membrane protein insertase YidC — protein sequence MDKNSVIGLVLIAVILIVYSIVFQNPEEPEVIDLESPTVEQVDPANVPQELQATEGQPTLDTTALASQFGIYASAMSGAEKTFEITTDKAKYTFTNKGGRIQKVVLNEDSYVTFDGKPLVLFDENTSQQAINLPTTNGNINLSDLYFTTSNSSRTILGQDSVTVKFVADLGNGNALEQTYIIKSDKYDVDYQVKANGLRNSIIGNEMTIAWSMAMQRYEKNLDDSRNKTTVRYYTLAEDSDNLSATTQDPQTEVIAEGVKWLSFSQKFFNSGIISEKGFTQATIGTTPGLDSTVVKSGLMELSTPISEVMIGANFTYYYGPNSYKGLKKVTEGYEDNVYMGYKLVSWVNKYIIVELFGFLEKYIGNYGVIIMIIVLIVKLALFPLSRKSYLSMAKMKALKPELDALKEKVGGDQQKMQQEQMQLYRQVGVNPISGCIPLVLQMPILFAMFFFFPNSIELRQESFLWANDLSTYDVLINLPFTIPFYGAHVSGFTLLMTLSTLLYTWSNNQVSSVQGPMKSIGYFMPIIFMFVLNSYSSGLSFYYFVSNIITFSQQTLIRRFVDEDKIRATLQENKKKNANKKKSKFALRLEEAMKASQEAQKQKQLQNKKKK from the coding sequence ATGGATAAGAATTCGGTCATTGGCCTAGTCTTAATTGCGGTTATTTTAATAGTGTACTCTATCGTTTTTCAGAATCCTGAAGAACCAGAAGTTATTGATTTAGAAAGCCCTACTGTTGAGCAAGTAGATCCGGCAAATGTGCCGCAAGAATTACAAGCTACAGAAGGACAACCAACTTTAGACACGACTGCACTGGCAAGTCAGTTTGGTATCTACGCTAGCGCCATGAGCGGAGCAGAGAAAACATTTGAAATCACTACGGACAAGGCAAAATACACCTTCACAAATAAAGGTGGGCGTATCCAGAAAGTAGTATTGAATGAAGACTCCTATGTCACTTTTGATGGCAAACCGTTGGTTCTTTTTGACGAGAATACGAGTCAACAAGCCATTAATCTTCCAACAACGAATGGCAACATTAATCTAAGCGACCTATACTTTACAACAAGTAATTCTAGTAGAACAATCCTTGGCCAAGATAGTGTAACGGTAAAGTTTGTAGCCGATTTGGGTAATGGCAACGCGCTAGAACAAACCTATATCATCAAGTCAGATAAATATGATGTTGACTATCAGGTGAAAGCAAATGGCCTTAGAAACAGCATCATTGGCAATGAAATGACTATAGCCTGGTCTATGGCCATGCAGCGCTATGAGAAAAATCTCGATGATTCGAGAAATAAAACTACTGTTAGATATTACACCCTCGCCGAAGATTCTGATAACTTATCGGCTACCACTCAAGACCCTCAGACGGAAGTAATCGCTGAAGGTGTTAAATGGTTAAGCTTTTCTCAAAAGTTCTTTAACTCGGGAATCATTTCTGAAAAAGGATTTACACAAGCTACTATCGGCACTACCCCTGGTCTAGATTCTACAGTTGTCAAGTCTGGTTTAATGGAGTTGAGTACACCGATAAGCGAGGTTATGATTGGGGCCAATTTCACTTATTATTATGGCCCAAATAGCTACAAAGGACTTAAAAAGGTAACTGAGGGTTATGAAGACAATGTTTACATGGGTTACAAACTTGTAAGCTGGGTAAACAAATACATCATTGTTGAACTCTTCGGCTTTCTAGAAAAGTACATCGGAAACTACGGCGTCATTATTATGATCATTGTATTGATCGTAAAACTGGCCCTATTCCCACTTTCAAGAAAGTCCTACTTGTCCATGGCAAAAATGAAGGCACTCAAGCCTGAATTAGATGCCCTCAAGGAAAAAGTTGGTGGTGACCAACAAAAGATGCAGCAAGAGCAAATGCAGCTTTACCGCCAAGTGGGTGTAAATCCGATAAGCGGATGTATTCCGCTGGTTTTGCAAATGCCGATTCTGTTCGCGATGTTCTTCTTTTTCCCTAACTCGATTGAATTAAGACAAGAATCCTTCCTATGGGCAAATGACCTTTCGACTTATGATGTACTGATCAACCTGCCTTTTACTATTCCTTTTTATGGCGCTCATGTTAGTGGATTTACACTATTAATGACCCTATCAACATTACTTTACACATGGTCTAACAACCAAGTAAGTTCTGTTCAAGGACCGATGAAAAGTATTGGGTACTTTATGCCGATCATTTTCATGTTTGTACTGAATAGCTATTCTTCGGGTTTAAGTTTCTACTACTTCGTCTCAAACATCATCACATTCAGTCAACAGACCTTGATCAGAAGATTTGTAGATGAAGATAAAATCAGAGCAACCCTGCAAGAGAACAAGAAAAAGAATGCGAACAAGAAAAAGTCAAAGTTCGCACTAAGGCTGGAAGAAGCCATGAAGGCCAGTCAAGAAGCTCAAAAACAAAAACAGCTTCAGAACAAAAAGAAAAAGTAA
- a CDS encoding O-methyltransferase, whose amino-acid sequence MFQVISFLIYWLKRVDEHSLHAPFIYSFFTQVLKQKHSDSPDIAQIHQQMLSDNRSIQLTDFGAGSRVSSSGQRSIRSIAKYASTPVKFSKMMKHLIHHFQFTEVLELGTSLGINTLYLSSDPQVKVTTLEGDPNIAKIASDNFKASKRENIALIVGNIDETLPKVLKNERKVDLVYIDANHRFEPTLRYFDMILLNCHSESIIILDDIHWSKEMASAWKNLISRPEVTLSIDVFEAGLLWINPKLDKQHYILNF is encoded by the coding sequence TTGTTTCAAGTTATTTCCTTTCTGATTTATTGGTTAAAACGGGTGGATGAGCACTCATTACATGCTCCTTTTATCTATAGCTTTTTCACTCAAGTACTCAAACAAAAACACTCCGATTCCCCAGATATAGCGCAAATACATCAGCAGATGTTATCGGATAACCGAAGTATTCAGCTTACTGATTTCGGCGCAGGTTCTAGAGTTTCGTCTAGCGGCCAAAGATCCATTCGGTCTATCGCCAAATATGCCAGTACTCCGGTTAAATTTTCAAAAATGATGAAGCACCTTATTCATCACTTTCAATTTACAGAGGTGCTAGAACTCGGGACTTCTTTGGGTATCAATACACTCTATCTAAGTAGTGATCCGCAAGTGAAAGTGACTACGCTGGAAGGTGACCCGAACATTGCAAAAATAGCTTCAGACAACTTCAAAGCTTCAAAGCGAGAAAACATAGCGTTAATCGTCGGGAATATTGATGAAACACTACCAAAAGTTTTGAAAAACGAGAGAAAAGTTGACCTAGTCTATATAGATGCAAATCATCGATTTGAACCTACATTGAGGTATTTCGATATGATTTTGCTCAACTGCCATAGTGAATCTATTATCATTTTAGACGATATCCATTGGTCTAAAGAAATGGCTTCGGCATGGAAGAACTTGATTTCAAGACCCGAAGTTACGCTCTCTATCGATGTCTTTGAAGCGGGATTATTATGGATTAACCCCAAATTAGATAAGCAACACTACATCCTAAACTTTTGA
- the ung gene encoding uracil-DNA glycosylase codes for MAVRIEESWKEVLVDEFEKPYFKSLISFVKEEYNKGTVYPKGADIFRAFDACPFDEVKVVILGQDPYHGPGQANGLCFSVHEGIPFPPSLVNIFKELKNDLGLEIPPNGSLERWANQGVLLLNSTLTVRAHQAGSHQKKGWEEFTDAVISQLASRKKDVVYILWGSYAQKKGAIVNVNDNCVLKSPHPSPLSAHRGFFGCGHFSKANAYLEGRGLPTINW; via the coding sequence ATGGCCGTAAGAATTGAGGAGAGTTGGAAAGAAGTATTGGTAGATGAGTTTGAAAAACCTTATTTCAAATCACTGATTTCGTTCGTCAAAGAGGAGTATAATAAAGGAACGGTTTACCCGAAAGGTGCTGATATTTTTCGCGCTTTCGATGCTTGTCCCTTTGACGAAGTAAAAGTGGTCATTCTGGGTCAAGACCCTTATCATGGTCCAGGTCAAGCCAATGGTCTTTGTTTTTCAGTGCATGAAGGCATCCCTTTTCCGCCTTCTTTAGTCAATATTTTCAAGGAATTGAAGAATGACCTTGGATTGGAGATTCCACCAAATGGCTCTTTAGAGCGATGGGCAAATCAAGGTGTTTTACTCCTGAATTCAACGCTTACAGTGAGGGCACATCAGGCTGGGTCGCATCAGAAGAAGGGTTGGGAAGAATTTACGGATGCCGTGATTAGTCAATTGGCCAGTAGAAAGAAGGACGTTGTTTACATCCTTTGGGGTAGCTACGCCCAAAAGAAAGGTGCTATAGTAAATGTCAATGACAATTGCGTTTTGAAATCACCGCATCCATCACCATTATCAGCACATAGAGGTTTTTTCGGCTGCGGCCACTTTAGTAAGGCCAACGCATATTTGGAGGGTAGAGGCCTTCCGACAATAAACTGGTAA
- the apaG gene encoding Co2+/Mg2+ efflux protein ApaG yields the protein MIVTAITDGIKVCVETNYQPEYSSPGQSHYVFTYRITIENNGDYTIKLHRRHWYIHDANNAMREVEGDGVVGQQPVLEPGQKHQYVSGCNLRSGFGKMYGTYMMEKVVDGKEFAVNIPEFNMIVPYLLN from the coding sequence ATGATTGTTACTGCAATTACAGATGGGATAAAAGTTTGTGTTGAAACAAACTACCAGCCGGAGTACTCTAGCCCTGGCCAATCTCATTATGTTTTTACTTATAGAATTACGATTGAAAATAACGGTGACTATACCATTAAACTCCACAGAAGACACTGGTACATTCATGATGCTAATAATGCAATGCGTGAAGTAGAAGGTGATGGTGTTGTAGGGCAACAACCCGTATTGGAGCCTGGGCAGAAACACCAATATGTTTCGGGCTGTAACTTACGGTCAGGATTCGGCAAAATGTATGGCACCTATATGATGGAAAAGGTGGTTGACGGTAAAGAATTCGCAGTCAATATCCCTGAATTCAATATGATAGTCCCCTATCTCTTGAACTAA
- a CDS encoding metal-dependent hydrolase, which produces MKFTFYGHASFLIETQGKKLLFDPFITPNELAQSIDVDGIQPDYIILSHGHGDHVADVERIYNGSNATIISTYEVVNWFGAKGLERGHPMNHGGSWTFDFGTIKLVNAVHSSSMPDGSYGGHPAGIVIKNDEGCFYYSGDTALTKDMELIGEEFELDFSIMPVGDNFTMGVADAMKACKMVACNELIGVHFDTFPYVAINHDDALAIAQENKVNLVLPEIGKTLSL; this is translated from the coding sequence ATGAAATTCACCTTCTATGGTCATGCTTCATTTTTAATCGAAACTCAAGGCAAAAAGCTGTTGTTTGATCCCTTCATAACACCAAATGAATTGGCTCAATCGATCGATGTTGATGGTATTCAACCAGACTACATTATTCTGAGCCACGGACATGGCGATCACGTAGCTGATGTAGAGCGTATCTACAATGGATCTAATGCCACCATAATTTCTACATATGAAGTAGTCAATTGGTTTGGGGCCAAAGGCTTGGAAAGAGGCCATCCTATGAACCACGGAGGCTCTTGGACTTTTGATTTCGGTACCATAAAACTGGTCAACGCTGTGCACTCTAGCTCTATGCCTGACGGTAGCTACGGAGGACACCCGGCCGGAATTGTAATCAAAAATGATGAAGGTTGTTTCTATTACTCAGGTGATACTGCCTTAACAAAAGACATGGAATTAATCGGTGAAGAATTCGAATTAGACTTCTCGATTATGCCAGTTGGTGACAACTTCACCATGGGCGTTGCCGATGCTATGAAAGCCTGTAAAATGGTGGCTTGTAATGAGCTAATAGGCGTTCATTTCGATACTTTTCCTTACGTCGCCATAAATCATGACGATGCGCTTGCAATAGCTCAAGAAAACAAGGTTAACTTAGTGCTACCAGAAATAGGTAAAACACTTTCACTCTAA